One region of Tachysurus fulvidraco isolate hzauxx_2018 chromosome 9, HZAU_PFXX_2.0, whole genome shotgun sequence genomic DNA includes:
- the bub1 gene encoding mitotic checkpoint serine/threonine-protein kinase BUB1 isoform X3, which produces MDINFYVQRFESTIRGYVGDDPLSAWDTFIEFLDLRLPHDEKNKLSVVMEKLIKTFLPDRHYHNDLRFINYCIRYASNHSDPVKVYSDLHDHGVGLHMAALYISWAQQCERRNLTTEVHQVYQKAFNNQAEPLDTLQHHYRLFQGKRGPSQSTPSVAVNNPLQDSQLVNQQLRQRNSVQPQCKDVVTSQFPADRSIRIISRSENNPPQCTRGDMKVESMYCVSDLVCEGSELSFEELRAQRYFTKVRQQELHREQEEVRRRYEKEEEEVMRMKKLLEELNSKLSVEPQLQQVTSEPHPFQMTDDPPNPGGQSEPLSGPCVCEQSLTQHTDSTHAQCRQHTLITHPEGPGHVAVCVSQVTSLPGSECLEHNQAQDMLKCDMLNCEEDDEDVDTDVSYGVFNHHTHITPNTSLGLNSTTPSRALPSPTVNTREALDLIGNMFQGPTLLQDSLFTTTHNSATEEDSFEKNCKVTGFNPSSMKAPSSAPFRIYQDENNENESGDPQVVLKPPPAAPRVLMEIPVSTANGAESLTDESTAWGSGHTPMAPFPNHTQEFALSANLVSTPLHLITLYSRDTQHVECGAGENPYLRQPAKLSPILEQSPPEDKQCVGAECTPTDQGTIVGECLSLQRRTRSPSHSSQTNTTITRQVLAPLRMLAPLTLPQHSITPTQELRTRTNPSWSVYQSPNQEITKRHMSDLQCSSSRGFSSISLGLGREATPDHVNSKPEGNRSSNILPETDQFISSSQTSVREQLRFSSVQWSSNRELSFHNHNPNLFSRLLGEPSPEKLNIFEEKQTDQGHSTQLQLSDVEEADLLLPERSFNMHKSIGLLSENPQMHQRRSFYKVPQSPDPVLWVNQDVPMSPAPALGFGWLQVESPVQTAQSDLDLMESPPQTCRPGWDVHSDVHSDVHSDQRSGILLSKRSFGKHKSDHTLLLTLNSAEKSGGASPCGGSDRGQDVPMSPDVEPRLNWIPIMETEADLDIIMTPQQNNKTCLETENDVEMSQKLDCDVVMSPTPPSAPPKASVLISDPWDDDLIVSLLAGLHTPLSSFPNLHSWTCTIPPITPKLAVQLGDERLRVDCVLGQGAFATVYQATNLTNCHKLILKVQKPPTPWEFYINTQLNVRVEPRARHLYNLLHSAHLYSNGSVLIGELHNCGTLLNVVNLYKSRSERVMPQPLVLYFTVCILDMVERLHASHIIHADIKPDNFLLGERFLENKNLFDENLEHGLVLIDFGQSIDMTLFPDGAQFMAHCMTSGFQCTEMLSGRPWTYQTDYFGVAGTVYCMLFGSYMQVKNDGGVWKPSGVFKRVPHSELWQELFHVLLNVPDCLSLPCLRVLRERLSAALVTTYSTKLLGLKNRLVVQILESRPSCR; this is translated from the exons atggATATCAACTTTTATGTTCA ACGCTTTGAATCCACTATCCGAGGTTATGTGGGAGATGATCCACTGTCAGCTTGGGACAC GTTTATAGAATTTCTGGATCTCAGACTTCCTCATGATGAGAAGAATAAACTGTCTGTGGTGATGGAGAAGCTTATAAAGACGTTCCTGCCAGACAGACATTACCACAATGACCTGCGATTCATCAACTACTGCATCagatat gccAGTAATCACTCAGACCCTGTGAAGGTGTACAGTGACCTACACGACCATGGTGTGGGGTTGCACATGGCTGCTCTGTACATCAGCTGGGCTCAGCAGTGTGAGAGGAGGAACCTGACCACAGAGGTGCACCAGGTGTATCAGAAAGCTTTCAACAACCAAGCAGAACCTCTCGACACTCTGCAGCACCACTACAG GTTATTCCAGGGCAAACGAGGACCGTCTCAGTCGACTCCCTCAG taGCAGTAAATAATCCTCTGCAGGATTCTCAGTTGGTGAATCAGCAGCTGCGTCAGAGAAACAGCGTTCAGCCGCAGTGCAAG GATGTAGTGACTTCTCAGTTTCCTGCAGACAGATCCATCCGCAT AATCTCCAGGTCTGAGAACAACCCACCTCAGTGCACCAGAGGGGACATGAAGGTGGAGTCCATGTACTGTGTGAGTGACCTCGTGTGTGAGGGATCAGAGCTGAGCTTCGAGGAGCTGAGAGCACAAAGATATTTTACTAAAGTGAGACAGCAGGAACTGCACAGAGAAcaag agGAGGTGAGGAGGAGGTAtgaaaaggaggaagaggaggtgaTGAGAATGAAGAAGCTGTTAGAGGAGCTGAACAGCAAGCTGAGTGTTGAGCCGCAGCtacagcag gtcaccTCAGAGCCACATCCTTTCCAGATGACAGATGACCCCCCTAATCCTGGAGGCCAGTCAGAACCCCTCAGTGGCCCTTGTGTATGTGAGCAGTCCCTTACACAGCACACGGACAGCACACATGCTCAGTGCAggcaacacacactcataacacACCCCGAGGGGCCCGGAcatgtagcagtgtgtgtgagccaaGTCACATCACTTCCTGGATCAGAGTGCCTGGAACACAACCAAGCCCAGGACATGCTCAAgtg TGACATGTTGAATTGTGAAGAGGACGACGAGGATGTGGACACAGACG tGTCTTATGGAGTCTTTAATCATCACACCCACATCACCCCCAACACGTCTCTGGGTCTAAATTCAACTACTCCTTCACGTGCACTTCCCTCCCCAACTGTTAACACAAGAGAGGCTCTGG ATCTGATCGGGAACATGTTCCAGGGACCTACTCTGCTCCAGGACTCACTAttcaccaccacacacaactCTGCCACTGAGGAAGACAGCTTTGAAAAGAACTGCAAagtcactg gctTTAATCCCTCCTCAATGAAAGCACCTTCCTCAGCACCATTCAGAATTTATCAGGATGAAAACAACGAGAACGAAAG TGGTGATCCACAGGTGGTGCTGAAGCCCCCACCTGCTGCACCCCGTGTCCTGATGGAGATCCCCGTGTCTACAGCGAAT GGGGCGGAGTCTCTTACAGATGAAAGCACAGCGTGGGGTTCAGGACACACCCCTATGGCCCCCTTCCCCAATCACACACAAGAGTTTGCTCTCTCTGCAAATTTAGTGTCAACACCTCTCCATCTGATTACTCTGTACTCCAGGGACACACagcacg tggaaTGTGGCGCAGGAGAAAACCCGTATCTGCGTCAGCCTGCAAAACTGAG TCCCATTTTGGAGCAGAGTCCCCCTGAGGACAAGCAGTGTGTCGGAGCCGAGTGCACACCCACAGATCAGGGAACCATCGTTGGCGAGTGTTTAAGTCTGCAGAGACGCACACGTTCTCCGTCACACAGCAGTCAgaccaacaccaccatcaccaggCAGGTGTTAGCACCACTCCGTATGTTAGCTCCACTCACCCTCCCCCAGCACAGCATCACACCCACTCAGGAGCTCCGAACCAGAACCAATCCCAGCTGGAGTGTCTATCAGAGCCCAAACCAGGAGATAACAAAACGTCACATGAGCGATCTGCAGTGTAGCTCGAGCAGAGGGTTCAGCTCCATCAGCCTGGGCTTGGGGAGAGAAGCTACACCAGACCACGTGAACTCCAAGCCAGAAGGGAACCGCAGCTCAAACATCCTGCCAGAAACAGACCAGTTCATCTCAAGCAGCCAAACCTCAGTGAGAGAGCAGTTGAGGTTCAGCAGTGTGCAGTGGAGCTCAAACAGGGAGCTCAGCTTCCACAATCACAACCCAAATCTGTTCAGCAGACTGTTAGGAGAACCTTCACCTGAGAAGTTGAACATCTTTGAGGAGAAACAAACAGACCAGGGACATTCCACCCAATTGCAGCTATCAGATGTGGAAGAAGCTGATCTTCTCCTCCCTGAGAGATCCTTCAATATGCACAAATCTATAGGTCTGCTCTCGGAGAACCCCCAGATGCACCAGAGGAGATCCTTCTACAAAGTTCCACAAAGCCCAGACCCAGTGTTGTGGGTGAACCAGGATGTGCCTATGAGTCCAGCACCAGCTCTAGGGTTTGGCTGGCTTCAAGTGGAGAGTCCGGTCCAGACCGCTCAATCTGACCTGGATTTGATGGAGTCGCCGCCTCAGACCTGCAGACCTGGCTGGGATGTCCACTCTGATGTCCACTCTGATGTCCACTCTGACCAGCGGTCTGGGATTCTGCTCTCTAAAAGATCCTTTGGCAAACACAAATCTGATCACACACTTCTCCTGACGTTAAACAGTGCAGAGAAGTCGGGTGGTGCAAGTCCATGTGGAGGCTCAGACCGGGGTCAGGATGTTCCCATGAGCCCAGATGTGGAGCCCAGACTAAACTGGATTCCCATCATGGAGACCGAGGCAGATCTGGACATCATAATGACTCCACAGCAGAACAATAAGACATGTCTGGAGACAGAGAATGATGTAGAGATGTCCCAAAAGCTGGACTGTGATGTTGTCATGAGCCCCACACCGCCGTCTGCTCCACCCAAAGCCTCTG tacTGATCTCTGACCCATGGGATGATGACCTGATCGTGTCTCTTCTCGCTGGTCTACACACTCCTTTGTCCTCGTTCCCCAACCTACACAGCTGGACATGCACTATTCCCCCCATCACCCCAAAACTCGCCGTGCAATTGG gtgATGAGCGTTTGCGTGTGGACTGTGTATTAGGGCAGGGAGCTTTCGCCACTGTTTATCAAGCTACAAACCTCACTAACTGTCACAAACTCATCCTGAAG GTACAGAAGCCCCCAACCCCCTGGGAGTTTTACATTAACACTCAGCTGAACGTGCGCGTGGAGCCCAGAGCTCGTCACCTGTACAACCTGCTGCACAGCGCTCACCTGTACAGCAACGGCAGTGTGCTCATAGGGGAGCTGCACAACTGTGGCACACTGCTG aacGTGGTAAACCTGTATAAGAGCCGCAGTGAGCGAGTGATGCCGCAGCCTCTTGTACTATATTTCACAGTGTGTATCCTGGACATGGTGGAGCGACTGCATGCTTCACACATCATCCATGCTGACATCAAGCCTGACAACTTTCTGCTaggagagag GTTCCTGGAGAACAAGAACCTTTTTGATGAGAACCTGGAGCATGGTTTGGTTCTGATAGATTTTGGTCAGAGTATTGATATGACTCTGTTCCCTGATGGAGCTCAGTTCATGGCCCACTGCATGACCTCTGGCTTTCAGTGCACAGAGATGCTCAGCGGCCGACCCTGGACATATCAG ACGGATTACTTCGGTGTGGCCGGCACTGTGTACTGCATGCTGTTTGGCTCGTACATGCAGGTGAAGAACGATGGAGGTGTTTGGAAGCCCAGCGGAGTGTTTAAgag GGTTCCTCACAGCGAGCTGTGGCAGGAGCTCTTCCACGTCTTATTAAATGTCCCTGACTGCTTGTCCTTGCCGTGTTTGCGTGTTCTACGTGAGCGTCTCTCAGCTGCCCTGGTGACAACCTACAGCACCAAACTGCTCGGCCTCAAGAACCGCCTTGTGGTGCAGATCCTGGAGTCCAGACCCTCCTGCAGATAG
- the bub1 gene encoding mitotic checkpoint serine/threonine-protein kinase BUB1 isoform X1 yields MDINFYVQRFESTIRGYVGDDPLSAWDTFIEFLDLRLPHDEKNKLSVVMEKLIKTFLPDRHYHNDLRFINYCIRYASNHSDPVKVYSDLHDHGVGLHMAALYISWAQQCERRNLTTEVHQVYQKAFNNQAEPLDTLQHHYRLFQGKRGPSQSTPSVAVNNPLQDSQLVNQQLRQRNSVQPQCKDVVTSQFPADRSIRIISRSENNPPQCTRGDMKVESMYCVSDLVCEGSELSFEELRAQRYFTKVRQQELHREQEEVRRRYEKEEEEVMRMKKLLEELNSKLSVEPQLQQVTSEPHPFQMTDDPPNPGGQSEPLSGPCVCEQSLTQHTDSTHAQCRQHTLITHPEGPGHVAVCVSQVTSLPGSECLEHNQAQDMLKCDMLNCEEDDEDVDTDVSYGVFNHHTHITPNTSLGLNSTTPSRALPSPTVNTREALDLIGNMFQGPTLLQDSLFTTTHNSATEEDSFEKNCKVTGFNPSSMKAPSSAPFRIYQDENNENESGDPQVVLKPPPAAPRVLMEIPVSTANVTPQGAESLTDESTAWGSGHTPMAPFPNHTQEFALSANLVSTPLHLITLYSRDTQHVECGAGENPYLRQPAKLSPILEQSPPEDKQCVGAECTPTDQGTIVGECLSLQRRTRSPSHSSQTNTTITRQVLAPLRMLAPLTLPQHSITPTQELRTRTNPSWSVYQSPNQEITKRHMSDLQCSSSRGFSSISLGLGREATPDHVNSKPEGNRSSNILPETDQFISSSQTSVREQLRFSSVQWSSNRELSFHNHNPNLFSRLLGEPSPEKLNIFEEKQTDQGHSTQLQLSDVEEADLLLPERSFNMHKSIGLLSENPQMHQRRSFYKVPQSPDPVLWVNQDVPMSPAPALGFGWLQVESPVQTAQSDLDLMESPPQTCRPGWDVHSDVHSDVHSDQRSGILLSKRSFGKHKSDHTLLLTLNSAEKSGGASPCGGSDRGQDVPMSPDVEPRLNWIPIMETEADLDIIMTPQQNNKTCLETENDVEMSQKLDCDVVMSPTPPSAPPKASVLISDPWDDDLIVSLLAGLHTPLSSFPNLHSWTCTIPPITPKLAVQLGDERLRVDCVLGQGAFATVYQATNLTNCHKLILKVQKPPTPWEFYINTQLNVRVEPRARHLYNLLHSAHLYSNGSVLIGELHNCGTLLNVVNLYKSRSERVMPQPLVLYFTVCILDMVERLHASHIIHADIKPDNFLLGERFLENKNLFDENLEHGLVLIDFGQSIDMTLFPDGAQFMAHCMTSGFQCTEMLSGRPWTYQTDYFGVAGTVYCMLFGSYMQVKNDGGVWKPSGVFKRVPHSELWQELFHVLLNVPDCLSLPCLRVLRERLSAALVTTYSTKLLGLKNRLVVQILESRPSCR; encoded by the exons atggATATCAACTTTTATGTTCA ACGCTTTGAATCCACTATCCGAGGTTATGTGGGAGATGATCCACTGTCAGCTTGGGACAC GTTTATAGAATTTCTGGATCTCAGACTTCCTCATGATGAGAAGAATAAACTGTCTGTGGTGATGGAGAAGCTTATAAAGACGTTCCTGCCAGACAGACATTACCACAATGACCTGCGATTCATCAACTACTGCATCagatat gccAGTAATCACTCAGACCCTGTGAAGGTGTACAGTGACCTACACGACCATGGTGTGGGGTTGCACATGGCTGCTCTGTACATCAGCTGGGCTCAGCAGTGTGAGAGGAGGAACCTGACCACAGAGGTGCACCAGGTGTATCAGAAAGCTTTCAACAACCAAGCAGAACCTCTCGACACTCTGCAGCACCACTACAG GTTATTCCAGGGCAAACGAGGACCGTCTCAGTCGACTCCCTCAG taGCAGTAAATAATCCTCTGCAGGATTCTCAGTTGGTGAATCAGCAGCTGCGTCAGAGAAACAGCGTTCAGCCGCAGTGCAAG GATGTAGTGACTTCTCAGTTTCCTGCAGACAGATCCATCCGCAT AATCTCCAGGTCTGAGAACAACCCACCTCAGTGCACCAGAGGGGACATGAAGGTGGAGTCCATGTACTGTGTGAGTGACCTCGTGTGTGAGGGATCAGAGCTGAGCTTCGAGGAGCTGAGAGCACAAAGATATTTTACTAAAGTGAGACAGCAGGAACTGCACAGAGAAcaag agGAGGTGAGGAGGAGGTAtgaaaaggaggaagaggaggtgaTGAGAATGAAGAAGCTGTTAGAGGAGCTGAACAGCAAGCTGAGTGTTGAGCCGCAGCtacagcag gtcaccTCAGAGCCACATCCTTTCCAGATGACAGATGACCCCCCTAATCCTGGAGGCCAGTCAGAACCCCTCAGTGGCCCTTGTGTATGTGAGCAGTCCCTTACACAGCACACGGACAGCACACATGCTCAGTGCAggcaacacacactcataacacACCCCGAGGGGCCCGGAcatgtagcagtgtgtgtgagccaaGTCACATCACTTCCTGGATCAGAGTGCCTGGAACACAACCAAGCCCAGGACATGCTCAAgtg TGACATGTTGAATTGTGAAGAGGACGACGAGGATGTGGACACAGACG tGTCTTATGGAGTCTTTAATCATCACACCCACATCACCCCCAACACGTCTCTGGGTCTAAATTCAACTACTCCTTCACGTGCACTTCCCTCCCCAACTGTTAACACAAGAGAGGCTCTGG ATCTGATCGGGAACATGTTCCAGGGACCTACTCTGCTCCAGGACTCACTAttcaccaccacacacaactCTGCCACTGAGGAAGACAGCTTTGAAAAGAACTGCAAagtcactg gctTTAATCCCTCCTCAATGAAAGCACCTTCCTCAGCACCATTCAGAATTTATCAGGATGAAAACAACGAGAACGAAAG TGGTGATCCACAGGTGGTGCTGAAGCCCCCACCTGCTGCACCCCGTGTCCTGATGGAGATCCCCGTGTCTACAGCGAAT GTCACTCCACAGGGGGCGGAGTCTCTTACAGATGAAAGCACAGCGTGGGGTTCAGGACACACCCCTATGGCCCCCTTCCCCAATCACACACAAGAGTTTGCTCTCTCTGCAAATTTAGTGTCAACACCTCTCCATCTGATTACTCTGTACTCCAGGGACACACagcacg tggaaTGTGGCGCAGGAGAAAACCCGTATCTGCGTCAGCCTGCAAAACTGAG TCCCATTTTGGAGCAGAGTCCCCCTGAGGACAAGCAGTGTGTCGGAGCCGAGTGCACACCCACAGATCAGGGAACCATCGTTGGCGAGTGTTTAAGTCTGCAGAGACGCACACGTTCTCCGTCACACAGCAGTCAgaccaacaccaccatcaccaggCAGGTGTTAGCACCACTCCGTATGTTAGCTCCACTCACCCTCCCCCAGCACAGCATCACACCCACTCAGGAGCTCCGAACCAGAACCAATCCCAGCTGGAGTGTCTATCAGAGCCCAAACCAGGAGATAACAAAACGTCACATGAGCGATCTGCAGTGTAGCTCGAGCAGAGGGTTCAGCTCCATCAGCCTGGGCTTGGGGAGAGAAGCTACACCAGACCACGTGAACTCCAAGCCAGAAGGGAACCGCAGCTCAAACATCCTGCCAGAAACAGACCAGTTCATCTCAAGCAGCCAAACCTCAGTGAGAGAGCAGTTGAGGTTCAGCAGTGTGCAGTGGAGCTCAAACAGGGAGCTCAGCTTCCACAATCACAACCCAAATCTGTTCAGCAGACTGTTAGGAGAACCTTCACCTGAGAAGTTGAACATCTTTGAGGAGAAACAAACAGACCAGGGACATTCCACCCAATTGCAGCTATCAGATGTGGAAGAAGCTGATCTTCTCCTCCCTGAGAGATCCTTCAATATGCACAAATCTATAGGTCTGCTCTCGGAGAACCCCCAGATGCACCAGAGGAGATCCTTCTACAAAGTTCCACAAAGCCCAGACCCAGTGTTGTGGGTGAACCAGGATGTGCCTATGAGTCCAGCACCAGCTCTAGGGTTTGGCTGGCTTCAAGTGGAGAGTCCGGTCCAGACCGCTCAATCTGACCTGGATTTGATGGAGTCGCCGCCTCAGACCTGCAGACCTGGCTGGGATGTCCACTCTGATGTCCACTCTGATGTCCACTCTGACCAGCGGTCTGGGATTCTGCTCTCTAAAAGATCCTTTGGCAAACACAAATCTGATCACACACTTCTCCTGACGTTAAACAGTGCAGAGAAGTCGGGTGGTGCAAGTCCATGTGGAGGCTCAGACCGGGGTCAGGATGTTCCCATGAGCCCAGATGTGGAGCCCAGACTAAACTGGATTCCCATCATGGAGACCGAGGCAGATCTGGACATCATAATGACTCCACAGCAGAACAATAAGACATGTCTGGAGACAGAGAATGATGTAGAGATGTCCCAAAAGCTGGACTGTGATGTTGTCATGAGCCCCACACCGCCGTCTGCTCCACCCAAAGCCTCTG tacTGATCTCTGACCCATGGGATGATGACCTGATCGTGTCTCTTCTCGCTGGTCTACACACTCCTTTGTCCTCGTTCCCCAACCTACACAGCTGGACATGCACTATTCCCCCCATCACCCCAAAACTCGCCGTGCAATTGG gtgATGAGCGTTTGCGTGTGGACTGTGTATTAGGGCAGGGAGCTTTCGCCACTGTTTATCAAGCTACAAACCTCACTAACTGTCACAAACTCATCCTGAAG GTACAGAAGCCCCCAACCCCCTGGGAGTTTTACATTAACACTCAGCTGAACGTGCGCGTGGAGCCCAGAGCTCGTCACCTGTACAACCTGCTGCACAGCGCTCACCTGTACAGCAACGGCAGTGTGCTCATAGGGGAGCTGCACAACTGTGGCACACTGCTG aacGTGGTAAACCTGTATAAGAGCCGCAGTGAGCGAGTGATGCCGCAGCCTCTTGTACTATATTTCACAGTGTGTATCCTGGACATGGTGGAGCGACTGCATGCTTCACACATCATCCATGCTGACATCAAGCCTGACAACTTTCTGCTaggagagag GTTCCTGGAGAACAAGAACCTTTTTGATGAGAACCTGGAGCATGGTTTGGTTCTGATAGATTTTGGTCAGAGTATTGATATGACTCTGTTCCCTGATGGAGCTCAGTTCATGGCCCACTGCATGACCTCTGGCTTTCAGTGCACAGAGATGCTCAGCGGCCGACCCTGGACATATCAG ACGGATTACTTCGGTGTGGCCGGCACTGTGTACTGCATGCTGTTTGGCTCGTACATGCAGGTGAAGAACGATGGAGGTGTTTGGAAGCCCAGCGGAGTGTTTAAgag GGTTCCTCACAGCGAGCTGTGGCAGGAGCTCTTCCACGTCTTATTAAATGTCCCTGACTGCTTGTCCTTGCCGTGTTTGCGTGTTCTACGTGAGCGTCTCTCAGCTGCCCTGGTGACAACCTACAGCACCAAACTGCTCGGCCTCAAGAACCGCCTTGTGGTGCAGATCCTGGAGTCCAGACCCTCCTGCAGATAG